TTTTGCTCCAGGCAAGACCCCTATTGAAAATCTTCAATTTATAACCTTTGTGGCAAATGTTATGGCAGCAGTGCATCGCCATAACGGTCTTCTGAAGGCGTCCATAATGTCGGCTACCAATTGCCATCGCCTTGGTGCCAATGAGGCTCCACCTGCAATCATCTCGATATTCACGGGGACACAGCTTGCCGAGGTGCTCAACAAGATTAAGAATTCCGATAAGGATGAACTTATCGAGCTTTCAGGTAAAGATGAGATTAATCTCGGCGTAGCGCAGATTCCTGAACTGATGATTGACAATACTGACCGTAATCGTACATCGCCATTTGCATTTACCGGTAACCGTTTTGAGTTTCGTGCTGTAGGGTCAAGTGCCAATTGTGCCTCAGCTATGATTGCACTTAATGCTGCTATGGCTGAGCAGCTTACCGACTTTAAATCGAAAGTTGATTCTCGTCTTGAAGCAGGTGAGGAGCTACAGCATGCCCTTCTTGCCGAAATCAAGAGTCTGCTTCTGTACTCCGAACCGATTCATTTCGACGGCAATGGATATTCCGATGAGTGGAAAGAGGAAGCGTCCAGGCGAGGTCTCGACTGTGAGACCAATCCGGCGTTGATATTTGACGCATATCTGCGTCCGTCGTCAGTGGAGATGTTCAGTAAGACCGGTGTGATGACTCATGTTGAGCTTGAGGCCCGCAATGAGGTCAAATGGGAGATGTATACTAAGAAAGTTCAGATAGAGGCTCGTGTGCTCGGTGACATTGCTATCAACCATATAGTGCCAGTGGCAACACGATATCTCTCAATCCTTCTTGACAATATGGTGAAGATACGTGATCTTTTCCCAGGCAATAAAGGGGTTGAGCTTTCATCGCAGGATGCAGTGACAGTAGAGAAGATTATGGGGCATTGCTCTGTGATAAAGGAGGAAGTAGCTAAGATGGTAAATTCCCGCAAGGATGCTAACCGGATTGAAAATGAGAGAGAAAAGGCTATAGCTTATTCTCTTCATGTAGCTCCGTGCCTTGAGACTATCCGTTATCATATCGATAAGCTTGAACTATTGGTCGACAATGAGATGTGGCCATTGCCCAAGTATCGAGAGCTCTTGTTTATACGATAATTCTTTTTTCTGAAAATATAGAAAATTAGGACAAAAGCATCAAAATGGGCTGTATTCAACGGTTTCATTTGATGCTTTTGTCTTTTTTGTGTTCTGCATTTTTAGAGATCGACTTTATTTTCATTTATGGAGGATTTTTACTAAATTTGGGGTATGTTATATGCCGAAATCCTCTTGCCGGTCCCGATTGCAGGGACTTTTACGTATCGTGTGCCTGCCGAAATGGAGAATTCATTGGGAGTGGGGCATAGGGTTATAGTGCCTTTCGGCAGAAGAAAATCCTATACCGGGATTGTCAGTGCGTTGACTCCGCTTGAGCCAATAGGTTATGAAGTCAAGGAGATTGCAATGCGTATCGATGACCGTCCGATAGTGCGCCATCCGCAACTGAAATTCTGGAATTGGGTTGCTGATTATTATCTTTGTACACCTGGAGAGGTGTACAAGGCGGCTGTCCCCGCCGGACTTAAGATAGAGAGTGAGACGTTCATATCTCCTGTCCCTGGATTTGAGGAGGATGAGAATTACAGACTTTCCACCAGGGAGCTTGCTCTGCTTGAAGGATTACTTGCTACCGGAGAAAAACGAGTGTCGCTTGACTCGCTCGCACGAAAAACCGGAATCACTACTGTCGGTCCTGTTGTGAATTCTCTCCTTGCACGTAATGCCGTGATGGTCTCAGAGAATCTTGTGGAACGATACCATGCTCGTAAAGAGACTTATGTCAGGCTTTCGGCTGCTCGTGGTGACAGTGATGCGCTACATGCCGCATTCGATGCGGTGAAGAAAGGTTCTAAACAGGAGTCCGCACTTCTTGCTCTCATAGAACTGTCAGGATTCATGAGGCAGGGTCTTGCCGAGCTGAATGAGGTGACTCGCACCGCTCTGATGGAGCGTTCGGGGGCGACTTCTACTGTAATAGCCGCTATGGCAAAAAAAGGGATAGTGGAAGTGTATACTCGCAAGGTGAGCCGGTTTTCCTATTTTGGTGTGTCCGGAGGGGGGCTTCCTAAACTAACTGATATTCAGGGTGCCGCTCTTGACAAGGTGCATAAATCATGGCTTGAAAAGGATATAACACTCCTTCATGGAGTTACGTCGAGCGGTAAGACCGAACTTTATATCCATCTTATTGATTATGTGATGCGTCGTGGCCGACAGGCCTTGTATCTTGTGCCCGAGATCGCTTTGACAACTCAGTTGACATCTCGGTTGCAGAGGGTGTTTGGCGACAAGGTGCTGATATACCATTCCCGATTTTCCGATAATGAACGTGTGGAGATATGGAACAGGCTTCTTGATGATCCGTCTCCGTGTGTGGTTATCGGTGCGAGATCATCAGTGTTCCTGCCATTCGGTTCTCTGGGGCTTGTCATAGTGGATGAGGAGCATGAATCTGCTTATAAGCAACAGGACCCGGCTCCAAGATATAATGCCAGAGATGCCGCTGTGGTGCTTGCTTCTATGCATGGGGCGAAGACACTTTTGGGTAGTGCTACCCCTTCGGTGGAGACATTCTGGAAAGCTGTGAATGGAAGATATGGACTTGTGGAGTTGTTGGAAAGATACGAGGGGGGACAGTTGCCGGAAATGCGTCTTGTCGATATGACACTTGCCAGGAAGAAGGGTGAAGTCAAGGGGATATTCTCTGATGAGTTGCGCGAGGATGTTTCCGGTGCATTGGGTCGTGGTATGCAGTCGATACTTTTCCTTAACAGGCGTGGTTATGCTCCGGTGGCACGTTGCAAGATGTGTGGCTTTGTGCCAAAGTGCGATCATTGTGACGTATCGCTCACTTATCATCGACGTATCGACAAACTGCTATGTCATTATTGCGGCACTCCTTATGCGGTTCCTGATGTATGCCCGGCCTGCAAGGAACCTGGGATTGAGGTGCTTGGTTATGGCACGGAACGTATCGAGGAGGAGGTTGATTCCTGTTTCCCTGGAGTTGCCATTGCACGTCTTGATCTTGATACCACAAGGAATAAGGACAGTTACGAGAATATTATAGAGGATTTCTCTCGTGGTAAGTCGCAGATTCTTGTGGGTACACAGATGGTGACAAAAGGGCTTGACTTCGGGAATGTCAGTGTGGTGGGTGTGGTTAATGCAGATGCGATAATCAATTTCCCTGATTTCCGTTCGGCTGAAAGGGCTTTTAATATGATAGAACAAGTGGCAGGACGTGCTGGCAGGAAGAATTCGGAAGGTAAGGTCGCTATTCAGACCTATAGTCCGTCCCATCCATTATTTAGGTTTCTGCTCTCTCACGATTATCACGGATTCTATGCCAATGAGATAGATGAGCGTCGCAGATTCAATTATCCTCCGTTTGTGCGCGTGATATATATATATATAAAGCATAAAGATCCTGTGGCGGTGGGATCGATAGCCAATGACCTTGCTTCAAAACTGAGGACCCTGCTCGGCAATCGTATATCAGGACCTGAAGAACCGACCGTGGCGAGAGTACAGACTCTATACATACGCCGCATAATGCTTAAGGTCGAGACGAATGCCTCGATCTCTAAAGTAAAGCAGTTGCTTAATGATGTGAGGATAGAGATGACTAATGCCGGACGGTTGTCAGGTGCGATTGTCTATTACGACGTTGATCCAATGTAGCCATCGGCACGCTGGGACAGCTGTGAAGGCTCCAAGCGTGTTGGCAAGCGCGTCGAATAAGTCGTTTCCCGTGCGTCCCAATTGCATGGCATATTGCAGGTATTCGACAGCGGCACCGATAATGGTTGAAATTAGTGCCACTAAGAGAGCTGCTCCCATGCTTAGTGGGCGTTCCATGCGCCAACGATCAAATAAGAATGTCCCTGTGAGGCCTCCGAACATTATGAAGTGTACCACTTTGTCTGCACCCTCAAACATATGTATACCTTCGTCGCCTAAAGGCTGTGGAAAGAGGGTGAGATAAAGAATAGCTATCAGCACCACCATGGTGGGCTGATAGCGTGGTATATTGCGGATTATCGGGCAGCCCACAATGAGTTGTCTGCTTGAGCACGATATGCGAGCAGTCCGTCGTCGGAGAGCTCCACTACCATACCTTTTCCATCGGCAGTAGGCATCTTCACGTGGCTGTCATCGACAAATGTCATGAATTCCATGCTTTCGCCTGAAGGCATGGCTACTGACCATGTCTGTTGTGCCATGTCGAAATCAAGACGCACTTCGGATCCGTCGTTCTCAGAAGTGATGGTGTAGCCTTTGCCGTCACATTCCACGATATAGCGGCCGTCCTGACCGTCAATGACTTTTTTGCCTGATGCCATAGGATTCGAGCCGCTCCAGAATTCAATCGAGTTGATCACAAGTACGTCGGCAAGTGCGGAAACCTCATACACAGGAAGAATCCAGAAACCGATGAATACGAGTTCGTTGACAATCTTGCTGCCGATTGATCTGTTCCATGAAAGAAGCTTGTTAGTGAGAGCGAAACTTCCGATACAGGATGTGAACACTGGGATTGAGATTGCGGCTACAAGAGCCACCGGAATTAAACGTTTTTTCATTAGAAATGTATTTTTAATTAGTGGAGATTAATTATTTCTTCTAACCGTGAACTTTTGATTTGGCATAATATGAATATACGCGGTTGACATAGTCGAAAGTCTCTCTGCCTCGCGAGTATCCGAATTTGACTACCGGATCTTTATAGTAGCGAGGATTGGATTTCCATAGTATCGCCTTTGCGACGTTATCGTCCCATTTCTGAGGATCGAGTCCGTATTTGTCGGCGAGTGCTATTGCATCAAGCACGTGGGCGAGGCCTGAATTGTAGGATGCTATGACAAACTTTTTTCTCTCCTGTTCATCCGGAACACGTTTGGCGAGCTGTTTGTCAAGGTCGTTGAGCAATTTCAGTGATGTCTCAACTGCCACATCATTCTTCATAACGCTTTTGGCAGTCTGTCCGTATCCCTTTGCTGTGCGTGGCATTATCTGCATGAGTCCACGCGCGCCCGCCCATGATACGGCCGTGGAGTCGAATTTGCTCTCCACATATGCCTGTGATGCGAGTAGCTTCCAGTCCCAATTGTATTTGTTTGCATAACGTTTGAACAGATGGTCGAAAGGGGAGACCCTTCCGGCTGTGGATACGAACTTGGTGCCGGATTCATTCTTGCTTAATTCAAAATACCGTTTCAGAAGGCGCGCCTGCTCTCCTCGGTTGACATCTGTGTTAAGCCATGCATCGATGCTGTCACCGAGCCATTTCTTGTCGGGAGCAACAGCCCATCCTGATCTCTGTTCGAAGCTCAAAGGCATGTTGATATCGAGATCATTGTAATACGTCTTATTGATTAGGGCGATATCGCTGTCTACTACCGTCAACGGTATCTTGCCTTCACTTACCATGGCTATGAGATCCTCAGTGATCATTGTATCCCTGCTGACAGGATGTATACGGATGCCTCCTCCAAGTTCCTGGTTGAGATTGTTCATTCGGGCCTCATATTTTGAGTCAGCCTCGACATACACATCTTTGCCTACAAGATCCGTGACATCTGTTATCAGTTCTTCTTCACCGAGTTTGGGCTGTACAAGCACCTGGGTAGTGATGTTCTCAGGGCCGCAGGCTACGACTTTCTCTTTATACTCGGCTGTGATGGGAACCTCATATGCGATAAGGTCGACCTTGCCTGAATCAAGCATCTCGATGGCTCGGGATAGCGAAGGGGCGATATTGACTTTCAGGGTCAGTCCGCGGTCTATAGCAATTGCCGTGATCAGTTCGTAGTCATAGCCCATTTCTTGCCCTTTGTATATGAAATAGGATGCAGGGCTGTAGAGTGTGACTACATGAAGGGTGTCTGGTATCTTGTGGAAAGTTGTTTCTTGCTTTTTTTGCCACTGTTTGCCGTTGTGGCATGAGATGGCACCACATATGAGTATCAGAGCTGTTGCAATTGTCGGTAGGATGGTGAGGGATCGTTTCATTGTGTAGAGAAGAGAGTAGGGGGCGGCAGCATTTCATATACGTTTCATGCTGCCGTCCTATGGGTTAGTACTCGAAGGTCCCGGCTTCGGTTGTGATAGTGAGACGGTTGGACTGAGCGTCCTCAACGCGTCCGACTATGCGGGCATCAATGTTGAAGCTTCTGGAGATGTCGATGACTTCCTGAGCGTGTTCGGGTGCCACATAGATTTCCATTCGATGTCCCATGTTGAACACTTTGAACATTTCGCTCCACGGTGTGCCGCTCTCTTTCTGTATGAGGTCGAAGAGCGGGGGAATTGGGAAAAGATTATCCTTTATTACATGTTTGTTGTTGACAAAGTGCATCACTTTGGTCTGGGCTCCTCCTGTGCAGTGTATCATGCCGTCTATGGCTGGACGCATCTCTGTGAGGAGTTTTTTTATGACAGGTGCATATGTCCGGGTAGGGGAGAGGACAAGCTGTCCGGCTGTAAGCTTGGTGCCTGGCACTGGGTCTGACAGGTGCTTTGATCCGGAATAGACGAGTTCATCGGGAACTGCGGCATCGAAAGTTTCCGGATATTTTTCAGCAAGATATTTTGCGAAAACATCATGACGCGCTGATGTGAGTCCGTTGCTTCCCATACCTCCGTTATATCGGTCTTCGTATGTGGCTTGCCCGAATGAAGCGAGACCTACTATCACATCACCGTCTTTGATGTTTGCATTGTTGATTACATCGGCGCGGCGCATACGGCATGTCACTGTCGAATCGACGATGATAGTGCGCACGAGATCGCCGACATCGGCAGTCTCTCCTCCGGTGGAATATATGCCCACACCCATTTCCCGGAGCTGAGCAAGGAGATCCTCAGTGCCGTTGATGATGGCTGATATGACCTCTCCTGGAATGAGGTTCTTATTTCGTCCTATTGTCGATGACACGAGAATATTGTCGGTGGCACCCACACAGAGAAGGTCGTCGGTGTTCATTACGATAGCATCCTGGGCGATTCCTTTCCATACACTCAAGTCGCCGGTCTCTCGCCAATAGGCATAAGCGAGTGATGATTTGGTGCCGGCTCCGTCAGCATGCATGATGTTGCACCATTCAGGATCTCCCCCGAGGATATCGGGTATTATTTTGCAGAAAGCTTGGGGGAAAATGCCTTTGTCGACATTTTTTATGGCGTTGTGTACATCTTCTTTGGATGCGGATACTCCACGCAGGTTGTAACGCTGGTCGCTCATGGGGTTGTCAGTTTATTGTTGTCAATAGTTGAAACTTTCCGGCAAAGTTACGAAAAAATGGATGAAGAATCAATATTAAATCTCTTATCCTTTTACAGGTATGGACATCAGCGGGATATCGGCATGAAACAGTAGCCTGTGGGCAAGTGTTGGGTTGAACAGGCGTGAGAATATGTTTTTTCTTCGGCTTCCGACTGCTATCATGTCTACCTGGTGGGCTGTTGTTATCATCTCGAAATCCTCTACCGGATTGGCGAGGGAAAGTGGGGATGCCTTGAAAGAGAATGCCGGATAATTGTTGCGGCAATATTTCAGCAGACGGTCAAGATCATCGGGCTGTGGCTTGGAGAATCGGCTTGGAGGGAGTGCCACCAATGTGATATTGAGTGTGCATTCGGGAAACAGTCGGTATAAGGTGTCGAGCGCAAGTATGTCCTCTTGGGATAGTGTGGTGAAGAACACCGTGTGTACAGGCATTCCTGATGATGCCCATGTGCAGTTTTCAGGGATTGTGAGGACTGAGGTTCTGCAGCTGTCGAGCACCTCGGCTGTGACGCTTCCTACAATGTTTCTGTTGTGGTTGTCGGCTCCGTGTGTCCCCATGACAGTAAGTATGTTCTTGTGGGCCGACAGGTAGTCGTCAACAGCTTCTTCAGGAAGACCTTCGGTGGTCTCTGTTGAGAACGGCACTCCAGGTATCACGCCGGAACGTATTTTGTCGCGCAGTTTCTCCTCAAAATTTTTCATCGACTTGTTGGCTATGCCTGCTATGCTCTTGTCCGCTTCGATCTCTCCTGTAGGATCGGTGTGATTGTCGAATGTTAGTGAATCGGATAGCTGCATAACTGCCTGTCTTGAGAATGACGGTCCGATATAGGAGTGCAATATATGGATATTTGTGTTCAGAGCCGATGCCATACGGAATGCCACAAGTGCTGCTTTGAGTGAATTCTCGGAATAATCCACAGGAACCAGTATCGTGCCTTTCTGACTGTCGCCTGATTCGACAGAATAGGACTGAGTCAGAATCTCTATGTTCTCGATAATTCTTAGGGCTTGTGGCAGGTCGCATTCTTTAATGCGCACTCTCACGCCTGATGATATCGAGGGGTTGGTCAGATTCACATTATGGAGCGTGACGGATATGCCTTCCCTTTCGAGGATGGATTTGAGGCGGTGGGCACGCTCATAAGTGTGTATGGCTACGGTGATGAGTCGGTCTGAGAGCATTCTGTTAATAATTATCGATATAATAGATTTAACGGACAGGAGGGCAAAAAGTTGGTTTTAACCATTACTTTTTGTCCTCCCGTGTAATGAAAAAAGAAGAGACGTGATTTCCCGCAGTATGGGTTACGCCTCTTTATTTAGGCCCTGAAGAATCTCCACAGCCATATCGTAGATTGTGGTATCGTCAAGTACCACGATGCCTCCGTCAGGTCCTGGCTCTATGTGGACTCCACAGTTCTTTCCAAACTCGTAATTGGTGCCGCCGAAATAGTTGCGCACAGTCTGGGGAGTGACATTCAGCCGGTCAGCAATCTGGCGGATCGATCCATCGGGCAGACTGTCCTTGATGCGGCGCAGGTCGTTGAAAGTGATGGTTTTTGTCATGATTTAGTATCGGTTTGGGGGGTGAGTAAATATGTATTTATAAAAGTTTAGTTTTAGTGTGTTGTTTTATTAACACGTCACTAAGTTATGACTATAAAATGACAAAAGCAAATATTTTGTTGAGAAATAAAAGATGTTTTTAAACATCTTTTATGGTAATCTGTTGAATTTCAAATTTTCTGCACAGCATTAGCATTGATCCATGCGCGATGAGCGTTGTCAACCTCTACGTCATACCATAGTGAATGGATGGAGTCGGTTGTGGAGCGTACCGAGTCAAGGATGGTCACCTTGGTGCCTTCATGTAGCAGCATGGCTTCCTGGTTTCGGTCCTGTGGCACTCTCGGAGTGGTGCTTAGTATGGTCGATGGCACAGTGATGATCGCCGCATTGCTGTCAGTGGCTATTGCTGCTGCCCTGAATGAGAAAAAGAGGCATACACAGGTGGCTATGAATGTGAATATCCCTCCAAAGAATCCTATCTTTCTGATCTTTACTACCTGAGAGAAGAGGTATGCTATAAGGGCAACAAGTGTGAGGATGAAACATGTGAATGCCATCCATGCCCATACGTTGGAATGAGCATAAGCCGACATG
The nucleotide sequence above comes from Duncaniella freteri. Encoded proteins:
- a CDS encoding glutamine synthetase III gives rise to the protein MSSLRFKVVEEASNRKPVTVEIPKERPQEYYASKVFNRKKMFEYLPIETYKALIYAIDNKEPLSRSLADSVAAGMKQWAIDNGVRHYTHWFQPLTETTAEKHDSFVEHDGKGGMVEKFSGKLLVQQEPDASSFPNGGIRNTFEARGYSAWDISSPAFIIDNTLCIPTIFISYTGESLDYKTPLLRALSAVDKAGTAVARYFDQDVQHVISNLGWEQEYFLVDEALYTARPDLVLTGRTLMGHESAKNQQLEDHYFGAIPRRVEAFMLDLEIEAHKLGIPCKTRHNEVAPNQFELAPIFEETNLANDHNMLLMSVMNEVARRHNFRVLLHEKPFAGINGSGKHNNWSLGTDTGTLLFAPGKTPIENLQFITFVANVMAAVHRHNGLLKASIMSATNCHRLGANEAPPAIISIFTGTQLAEVLNKIKNSDKDELIELSGKDEINLGVAQIPELMIDNTDRNRTSPFAFTGNRFEFRAVGSSANCASAMIALNAAMAEQLTDFKSKVDSRLEAGEELQHALLAEIKSLLLYSEPIHFDGNGYSDEWKEEASRRGLDCETNPALIFDAYLRPSSVEMFSKTGVMTHVELEARNEVKWEMYTKKVQIEARVLGDIAINHIVPVATRYLSILLDNMVKIRDLFPGNKGVELSSQDAVTVEKIMGHCSVIKEEVAKMVNSRKDANRIENEREKAIAYSLHVAPCLETIRYHIDKLELLVDNEMWPLPKYRELLFIR
- the priA gene encoding primosomal protein N', whose amino-acid sequence is MLYAEILLPVPIAGTFTYRVPAEMENSLGVGHRVIVPFGRRKSYTGIVSALTPLEPIGYEVKEIAMRIDDRPIVRHPQLKFWNWVADYYLCTPGEVYKAAVPAGLKIESETFISPVPGFEEDENYRLSTRELALLEGLLATGEKRVSLDSLARKTGITTVGPVVNSLLARNAVMVSENLVERYHARKETYVRLSAARGDSDALHAAFDAVKKGSKQESALLALIELSGFMRQGLAELNEVTRTALMERSGATSTVIAAMAKKGIVEVYTRKVSRFSYFGVSGGGLPKLTDIQGAALDKVHKSWLEKDITLLHGVTSSGKTELYIHLIDYVMRRGRQALYLVPEIALTTQLTSRLQRVFGDKVLIYHSRFSDNERVEIWNRLLDDPSPCVVIGARSSVFLPFGSLGLVIVDEEHESAYKQQDPAPRYNARDAAVVLASMHGAKTLLGSATPSVETFWKAVNGRYGLVELLERYEGGQLPEMRLVDMTLARKKGEVKGIFSDELREDVSGALGRGMQSILFLNRRGYAPVARCKMCGFVPKCDHCDVSLTYHRRIDKLLCHYCGTPYAVPDVCPACKEPGIEVLGYGTERIEEEVDSCFPGVAIARLDLDTTRNKDSYENIIEDFSRGKSQILVGTQMVTKGLDFGNVSVVGVVNADAIINFPDFRSAERAFNMIEQVAGRAGRKNSEGKVAIQTYSPSHPLFRFLLSHDYHGFYANEIDERRRFNYPPFVRVIYIYIKHKDPVAVGSIANDLASKLRTLLGNRISGPEEPTVARVQTLYIRRIMLKVETNASISKVKQLLNDVRIEMTNAGRLSGAIVYYDVDPM
- a CDS encoding VanZ family protein, with protein sequence MGCPIIRNIPRYQPTMVVLIAILYLTLFPQPLGDEGIHMFEGADKVVHFIMFGGLTGTFLFDRWRMERPLSMGAALLVALISTIIGAAVEYLQYAMQLGRTGNDLFDALANTLGAFTAVPACRWLHWINVVIDNRT
- a CDS encoding DUF3332 domain-containing protein, which translates into the protein MKKRLIPVALVAAISIPVFTSCIGSFALTNKLLSWNRSIGSKIVNELVFIGFWILPVYEVSALADVLVINSIEFWSGSNPMASGKKVIDGQDGRYIVECDGKGYTITSENDGSEVRLDFDMAQQTWSVAMPSGESMEFMTFVDDSHVKMPTADGKGMVVELSDDGLLAYRAQADNSLWAAR
- a CDS encoding transglycosylase SLT domain-containing protein gives rise to the protein MKRSLTILPTIATALILICGAISCHNGKQWQKKQETTFHKIPDTLHVVTLYSPASYFIYKGQEMGYDYELITAIAIDRGLTLKVNIAPSLSRAIEMLDSGKVDLIAYEVPITAEYKEKVVACGPENITTQVLVQPKLGEEELITDVTDLVGKDVYVEADSKYEARMNNLNQELGGGIRIHPVSRDTMITEDLIAMVSEGKIPLTVVDSDIALINKTYYNDLDINMPLSFEQRSGWAVAPDKKWLGDSIDAWLNTDVNRGEQARLLKRYFELSKNESGTKFVSTAGRVSPFDHLFKRYANKYNWDWKLLASQAYVESKFDSTAVSWAGARGLMQIMPRTAKGYGQTAKSVMKNDVAVETSLKLLNDLDKQLAKRVPDEQERKKFVIASYNSGLAHVLDAIALADKYGLDPQKWDDNVAKAILWKSNPRYYKDPVVKFGYSRGRETFDYVNRVYSYYAKSKVHG
- a CDS encoding AIR synthase related protein; the encoded protein is MSDQRYNLRGVSASKEDVHNAIKNVDKGIFPQAFCKIIPDILGGDPEWCNIMHADGAGTKSSLAYAYWRETGDLSVWKGIAQDAIVMNTDDLLCVGATDNILVSSTIGRNKNLIPGEVISAIINGTEDLLAQLREMGVGIYSTGGETADVGDLVRTIIVDSTVTCRMRRADVINNANIKDGDVIVGLASFGQATYEDRYNGGMGSNGLTSARHDVFAKYLAEKYPETFDAAVPDELVYSGSKHLSDPVPGTKLTAGQLVLSPTRTYAPVIKKLLTEMRPAIDGMIHCTGGAQTKVMHFVNNKHVIKDNLFPIPPLFDLIQKESGTPWSEMFKVFNMGHRMEIYVAPEHAQEVIDISRSFNIDARIVGRVEDAQSNRLTITTEAGTFEY
- a CDS encoding universal stress protein; translation: MLSDRLITVAIHTYERAHRLKSILEREGISVTLHNVNLTNPSISSGVRVRIKECDLPQALRIIENIEILTQSYSVESGDSQKGTILVPVDYSENSLKAALVAFRMASALNTNIHILHSYIGPSFSRQAVMQLSDSLTFDNHTDPTGEIEADKSIAGIANKSMKNFEEKLRDKIRSGVIPGVPFSTETTEGLPEEAVDDYLSAHKNILTVMGTHGADNHNRNIVGSVTAEVLDSCRTSVLTIPENCTWASSGMPVHTVFFTTLSQEDILALDTLYRLFPECTLNITLVALPPSRFSKPQPDDLDRLLKYCRNNYPAFSFKASPLSLANPVEDFEMITTAHQVDMIAVGSRRKNIFSRLFNPTLAHRLLFHADIPLMSIPVKG
- a CDS encoding helix-turn-helix domain-containing protein, which gives rise to MTKTITFNDLRRIKDSLPDGSIRQIADRLNVTPQTVRNYFGGTNYEFGKNCGVHIEPGPDGGIVVLDDTTIYDMAVEILQGLNKEA
- a CDS encoding tetratricopeptide repeat protein — encoded protein: MKKLLFAILMLLGTFAASRAESPLISQADSAYNADNFRLAADIYLNVIQEEGPSAKLYYNLGNSYYRLGEMGNAILSYERALRLDPADEDARNNLAFVNARITDRPGERGTFLGNALDAMSAYAHSNVWAWMAFTCFILTLVALIAYLFSQVVKIRKIGFFGGIFTFIATCVCLFFSFRAAAIATDSNAAIITVPSTILSTTPRVPQDRNQEAMLLHEGTKVTILDSVRSTTDSIHSLWYDVEVDNAHRAWINANAVQKI